A window of the Lactuca sativa cultivar Salinas chromosome 7, Lsat_Salinas_v11, whole genome shotgun sequence genome harbors these coding sequences:
- the LOC111900856 gene encoding uncharacterized GPI-anchored protein At5g19250, whose product MFMEYFQRHAILALILLSIFCIKHTVKSDDEEDNLFSAINSYRATLNLTTLTQNDRAKCLAEKMADQFKNQPCTNTTGSNTVPGTEPEFSSYPDFLNKCHLNVSTTRDGSVLPACVPNLDAGLVISNYTQSQYSGYLNDTKYSGIGIGSEDNWIVVVLTTNTPEGGFSPGSNAVNFVSKIGPMRSTVFLVVGLLSFLWV is encoded by the exons ATGTTCATGGAGTATTTTCAAAGACACGCTATTCTCGCTCTCATCCTCCTTTCAATCTTCTGCATCAAACACACAGTCAAGTCCGATG ATGAAGAAGACAATCTATTTTCCGCCATTAACAGCTACCGTGCAACCCTAAACCTAACAACCCTAACACAAAACGACCGAGCAAAATGCCTTGCTGAAAAGATGGCCGACCAATTCAAAAACCAACCATGCACAAACACTACAGGTTCCAACACAGTTCCAGGCACAGAACCAGAGTTCTCAAGTTACCCTGATTTTCTAAACAAATGTCATTTAAATGTCAGCACCACAAGAGATGGATCTGTTCTTCCTGCTTGTGTTCCTAACCTTGATGCAGGCCTTGTAATCTCTAATTACACTCAATCCCAGTATTCCGGTTACTTGAATGACACCAAGTATTCAGGGATTGGGATTGGTTCTGAAGATAATTGGATTGTTGTGGTGTTGACTACAAACACACCCGAAGGTGGTTTTTCCCCTGGTAGTAATGCAGTAAATTTTGTTTCCAAGATTGGTCCTATGCGTTCCACTGTGTTTCTAGTTGTGGGGCTTCTTTCGTTTTTGTGGGTTTGA